The DNA window ctggtatatggcatccaaaagagggatgttcacttctaactttttgaagacttctaaaattttatccatggaaacaatcttttttttgtttaccaagcgattaagaaatgggacaggaagaacataaggactgttagggatttgcccttttttagaagaatcattttttgtttcctcaaccaaatcatctttaatttcaaaagtatctttaggttcatcagacaaacctggaacaagaggcacacttgtgtcctcaactgaaggagagttaacaggagtaatagattgGGAAAGATTTatgaacgctctgttggtactctctaccactcctaagggaataaacaacattacattggttagagggccattgttgggtctgaccttgtactatattcaatggtgcattagttggtgcttgtgaatcaacaggctgatgatgcctagggttaggctctggttgactgcgtaaagttcctttctccctctcaggcataattgagataacttgggtgagttctctcgtaagattttgatggtttgtcatgaggagggccatatttttttccaagtcacttattctatttgtctctccagtgttggtaaacccaaggggttgctgataagatgataggagaggggccttaGGAAAATTAGCCTGAGGTCCTatatttgacctaggaaaagtattttgagaaaaagattgttgtgcaaagggaggcctttggggtccaggttgaccttgattatgaaaattggaaggccctgcttggttgtcctgattccaagagaaatttaagtgatttctccatcctggattgtaggtgttattatatggattattctggtataaggcattaacactatcattagaagtgccctcagaggtgttggggcattcttctatgacatgtccaaggaactggcaccaagcacaaatcttaaccaaattgactgatgatggctctctaggaacaataaccTCAATcttcttgattaggctatccaaatgggcttccttggctactatcccatccacaaaatatcatttccctcttatggttctttcactctcttgggttgattctcactcatgggttttgtcagctaagtcaagtaagaatttcatgcctttccttcatctgtaaaagatgtgaatccctcagggcacatagactctatcatttgtttagttgggtaatcaatactctcataaattatttgacataaatgccataagtctaagCCATGGTGAGAgcattcttagagtagatccttgaatctctccataagtttagaaaatgactcaccaggcttttgcctaaattgatggatatcacttctaagcttattggtcttgtgagttgggaaaaacttatTAAGGAAGACGACTGTAAACTgctcccatgaggttatggaatttgtgggtaacccatacaaccatttcttagcttggcctttcaatgcaaaagtgataaacctaagcttaacagcatcatcagaaagctgttggatcttaattagaacacatacctcttcaaattccattagaaataggtatgcatcctcagaggtcaacccatagaagtggggcaacatagtgatgtattgagatttgagttcaaaattattgccctgggcttgtggtagaactatgcaggaagatTGAGCTATTTTAGCAGGGtaaaacctatctttcagagatttgggtgaagggttttgatgttggtctcccatattgaaatgttttaaagagagcaaacgtataaggttactacttgttggatctcttctttctaactgattcttagATTACGTACCCagctaacactcatgcaacagaaaactacccacaactagagtaggacaagcacaaaagaatggatagcaaaactttgtttttttttatgatttttttgatttcttttgttttttgtttttttttttggctttttgggagcttaccggcagggatccggggttgcttaagtcaattcctgaggtactggtacagggcaaaacctgtcttttatcatactgtgaggcatggcgacctccatcgatacaactattattgcaagttgttcttcgcaggaattcaataaaagaaaaggaaaaacaaaacaaagtagatAAAGCattccgatttaccaaaagaaagcgaaaaataacatggaactgtctctccggcaatggtgccaaaaacttgtttgagattttaaaatgaaaccgtaagcgtacagatcagtgccctaagaaaactagagaaagagatagagcaactaagaaaaaaccctagaagaagaatgaagtgcctcctccccttgtgttaattgtattatatagagaatgggggaggaaagctaacgattttagcttctaaagaagaagatttttttttatcttgttgatgaggtggaggagagagaagagagaaaacgtgtggagagagatctcccatgatttttcttacctttttttccctattttttctccctttttctatttttctctcttcttgcgcaagaaaccccctttggccgatttttcttgcttggatttggacaatattctattttgatGGAAAActtcatccatgcccttgtctttcttttttttttttttttttttttttttttcttctttcctattttttctctttattttctctctcttcttcaaacttgcgtacaaccatcttggccgtcctcctttaagtgatgagtaggagagagaaaatcgtctaaaaaaaacctcaacaaaatggcagctaagagattcgaacttgagacctaataatgaagggattttgcacacaactcaccaactacgctaggtgttgttgttatcaaaaacgaatcttcaatcacttaaggatgtggtctatcgatccttgttggcatttggaatattccttatacccttgggacaactgttGATGGGCTGGTTCttcatctcggttcagttctgatccattattttttttctggcccgaaaaaaataatcacttgtacagttgaccaaacgaatgtgtacttgcaattgaacacgtccatcttgctcagaatttcgtcctctttgcaaccatgaaaagaaataagacctctttacatgtaaaattggagatatagtgcccgatagtccttaaggccttgaaaatataaaacctgcaaaaagagagtaaaacccaaggtagctccattctaaatatgtaaaatgcatgttttactacattagatttcacacataaatgtgctcatcactacACCAAGCGTCGAGAATAATCCAGTCTTGGATAACAAAACAACTGTCCAAATAATAAGCGGACTCCCAAAAGCAATACTCTCACCTCAACATTGGCAATGACAAATAAAAGAAGAGTCGTTacctttccttcttccttggaCAGAGAGAACACTGTTACAATGTATGAGAAATATGAgagttttcttgtgttttctttCTCTACTCACCTTTCACGCATCACAGGTGAAATAATGTAGAAAACTTAAGTGAGAAGAGAGCTTGAGAAGGTCAGTTGTGTAACCGCCTTCACCAAAAAAACATGTGGGCCCCCTTCCACATTCCGTGAGGATCCCAATAGTTGTATCCTCCTTTGTGCCTAGCTGACAGAATGGGATGGTGAAATCAATTTATTAGGTATTGTTATGATCAATGACTTTAGGGCATCAAAGAGTAGACGGGGGGAAAATAATCCCTCTTTCACATGCTCTGACTTGGTGACAAGCTACATGATACTCTAAAGTTCCAGTCCTTACTAGATTTTGTTATTGAATTTGCATAGTTTGGTCTCAGCACCGAGATGCAAATTTCGGTCAAGGTGATGTCCAACCATTATGAGAAGTTCAGAGAGCAAAAGGAAACTACCAACTGCGTATAAGTTGGTATTGATACTCTCAATTTGTATTTTCTAGGGATGGCTTATCACTAGAGCAAGACGTGTTGGTAGTAATAAAAATGAAGAGCAAGGATTTCTGCAATCCACATAGTCAGGTCATATCCACGCTGAACTGTTAAGAATGGAGACTGCTGAAATAAGTAATTTGTATGCTCAACTTTtataggaaagagagaaagattaGATGGTAGAGGTAATGTAAGGCTACATAGAAAACTACCCAACCCCAGTAGGATCTTCAAACAgtacaaaaagggaaataacAGTAGGTCTGGTCACAGGGTATGAAACCAAATTATAGCCCCATAAACAATCACCAGTTCCTGAAACAGGCTGTTAATACCCCAAAACAGTAGTAATAAACCACACACAAAGCACGGAAAAACTGAACAGTAATACCCTAGCCGCAGGTCACAGAATAgggaaaatttgagaaaattatcTAGCACAAGATCTCAGGTAATAAGTAGATGTAAGCATAGAGATTACCATCGATCAATGAAGGCCATAATATGAAGTAAATCTCGGGAAATCAGCCTGATATAATGGCTGTAACAGAATCTGGAACACTTCTTGAATTAGGTAGAATTTGGGAGATCTTGTTTATCTTGAAGATAAGCCTCAGATGGCCCCTAACGTCTGGTTGAGTGGCCTTCAGGAAGGACCTGATTGGTCCTCAAAATATGGGCCTTATGGGCTAAGGGAGCTGGGAGATCTGTGAACTTGAGTTGCTGCTCAGAATTCACCAGTACAGCAGTATCGCATGACTTTAGATATGTCTCAGATCGGCAGAAAGAAACAGCAATGATTGTATCTTCAATGGTTTTCCAGTAGTTCTCAAAGGGGATCGATTGATAGGAAAGGGAAGGGGATAATTGGCTCTTACAGCCTAGGCCTATCTTAGACTTTCTGTCTCAACCTCTCTCAGAACAATGGAGTTGCATAGTAGCAAGCTTTCATTCATCAATAATTCATGGGGGACTCCTTAGAGTCGATtacaatatataggaaaagtATGGTTGCCTCAAAAAATAGAAGCAcagggaaaaaggaaacaaagaactttggagaactcctaaAACTGAAAACTAGGTTTCTTGCCCTTGGACTAAGTAAAGACAAGCTACTAATtacaaaaaaggaaacataaaaggaaagaaaacttgaagcAAATCTTCTAGAAATCTTCGTCGATAGCTTGCTGTGCAAGGCTGGAACAGCCATCACGATTTGGGTTTGAGAGACCCAAAAACCCCAGCCGAGTGGCTGATCCCATTAGAATCGATCTCCATCAAGAGGAAGATAATTTTGCAGAGTCTGTCTGAGAAGCCATAAGAGAATCAAAATAAGAGATGTTAGTGAATTGCCTTTGACACCATCCAAGGTTTGAAAAACTGGGTTGAGGGAGTTCCCCTTTCTCACTTGATCATTCGATAGTGTTATCTATTCTTTATTCTAATAAATTATGGCAGTTTCTCAGAGTCATGATGGTTGAACGATTTAAAACTAGCACAAACTGAAGGAACCACTAAATTGAAACGATGAACCTTTTGCTACTCAAAACAAAGGGAATAACAGGTCATCTGCTTCTTCGTGCCCTCTTGTTCCAAGTTTGTTGTGTGGATGTTTATGAAAACCTGTCTCTCTGCAGAAATGATTGGAACATTAAAGTTTAAGAGGAACACTACAGGGAGCTAATGACATGGTGGATCTCTTGTATTGTCATCTTTTGTTATGTTACATTAGGGTTCAACATTGTGAAATAGAAAAACTGATTGTGGAACCAAATAATCACTTCCATCTCAGTGAAGTTGTTTTGACTCAAGGTAGAAGCATTTACTTTCCCCCTTGCCATAGTGTGCATCATGAATGTTGAGGGCTTATTGATGGCAAACTAGATTTTATCTAGGAAGTGTTATGCTTTTATTACTCCAGTGAACCGGTTATCTATCATTTCTGGACAGGCTAATCTCTCAGTTTTGAGAAATCATTTTGAGTGTATCTAGACTTTCAAACTATTGTCTTGTCACCAAGTCTAGAACTCCAGAAGGTTCTCTGTGAATTTTTTTGTGACAGAATTTGGGGGAACTGTTTCTAACCTTGGTTTTTGCTGTGTTGCAAgacgccccccccccccccccccccccccccacacacacacacacaagggcGCTCCCCCAAACATGTATCGTAGAAGTGGTTCGTGGCCTATACATCCCATTCTGAACCACTGAATGGGTAAAATCTGTTTCTTAATATTACAATCTTGAGCAAAGAATGCAAATAAGAGAAGAAACTCTCCTTTTTGAAGGAGAGTTTGTAATAAATTAAACTATGTAAAAGTTTGTGATAGGCTGGGAAACTAACTCATCAAGGGATTTTCTTTATCTAATTGCAAGGGAAAAAACTTAAACATTACAGATGTAAATACTAAGAAACTCccatacccccccccccccccacgtCCAAATAATTGGCTCAAATGGCACCTTGTATTAGTTTTAAGTGGTAGAATGGGGATAAATTCCATGTGTATCGTGAACTTTGGTGTCTATTTGTAGCTTGAAGGATGTGTGATCACTTACGCATATGGAAACAATGCGTTTATGTGGAACCGGCATTGGGTTATCTTTGATATTGTCCACCTTTTTTTCGAGACTTCAAACTGCCAGGATTCACGAATATGGGGGTTTTATCTATCTGAAACAAGTGGACAATGTTTTCAActtattgtttttgtttcttaccTGTCTTGAAATTCATATTTGCCCTTTGAATTTGTACAGTTTGCTTTTGGGCCCTGTGGAGATGATGAGTTTTTATTTTAGTCATAGAAATCAAATTGAGAAGATAGCATAACTAGCTCCCATAATTCCTGATTGGCACCACCTAATCCATTGTAAATCATGTTACTTTGGAATCTAAAGGAGTACATACTAATTTGAGAATTTTTCCCAATCATGGCAGGCAAAATTTATTATTTGCTTTGCTACCCCATTTTAATTTGTTACATGCAATCTAAGTTGGAGCCAACTTGTCACCTTGTTCATTCTGAACCAGCTGCCTGTTTActattttttgggtatttcttaATTCACTCGAGTGTTGCAGGATATGATATGATTAAGATTTAGCTATGAGGTAGTGAACTTGGTTATTCTGCCCATATTTTCCAGCCTTTTAGCAATTCTTAATGTCTTTTCCGATGAGCAGGTGGTTTACATGGCAATTGTTGGGTCATTCCCTTTCAACTCTTTCCTCTCGGGAGTACTTTCTTGTGTGGGAACGGCTGTGCTGGCTGGTATATTaaaatctccccccccccccccctaaggAAGTTTATTCAATTTGAGATGAATTAAGATTGGTTTATTTTTTCCCGTCAGTTTGTCTCCGGATTCAAGTTAACAAAGAGAACAAGGAATTCAAGGTATGCTTTCTATGATcagcaaattttattttttgttgttattgttgttgtaggcACATCCCAAGTCCATGTTGTTGACAATGCATTTGCATGTTGCAGGATTTACCACCAGAACGTGCATTTGCTGATTTTGTACTTTGCAATTTGGTGCTCCATCTAGTTATCATAAATTTCCTTGGTTGAGCCAGGAGATTCTTAAAGGAATGCTTTCGGCTTTCATCATAGGTGCTCATAGCAGTTAGCATTTTTTCTTGCTGGAGGGGTGTGGGAGGACTGTTGGGGCACTATATAGCTTCTATTTAAACGACCAGATTCTGCCGAATGTTAGAATAGAGAATCCTGAATTCTGACTTTGAATTGGCATTGCCGATCAgggaaaaaattgaattggCTGGCATAATTCGAGGTCGTTTCAATTCTAGCTCTATATTTGTGGGTCGCTCATTCACTAGTTAAGTTTGCAtgtaagaaggaaaaaaagaaaggagagttTTCTTCCACCTCGGttaagggaagtacatccatcTAGGGTCATAAATGCTATACCCACTTAGTGTTCCTGATGCCCTCTTGCacaccatctgaaccccttgGTTATGGAGAACtgtgaggaaaagaaaaataatgccactaaaaagaAAATGGGATGATGTTCACTGTCTGGCTGCATAATGTACATTAGTGTCTTCTCGCGTCTCTTGCACAATAGGAGATAAATATACCATTTCAAGAGAAAGGTGGCGAGAGATAGATATAGGGAGGTGTTAATTTATACTACGCCTCCATGGTAGCTTTCTTCTCTCAAAGAAAATGTATCtagaaagaaatttgagagagagagagagcctgaGTTTTGGTACCTGCAGCCTATTGTTTTCTGTCCTTACTGATTGGGATGAGCTTTCGTCCTTGCTGCCAGTGAGGGTATGCATTGgacagaagaagagggaaggaaggGGAGTGATCTAGGTGTGTGGTATGTGTGAAGTGTGAGTGAGGAACATGGAGAACGTAATTCTGGTATGGGGTTCtaagggtgtgtgtgtgtgtgtgagtgttgGTGAGAAGTTGCTGTGAAGAGGGTGATTCTCTGGTGTGGGGAGTGAGGTGTGTGTATACAAGGAGGTGAGGGAGAGGGCTAGGGAAGGGGtaatttgtgtgtgtgtgtgtgtgtgtaggtTTGAGAGATGGCTGTGGAgtaaaaaagaggagagaaaacagAACAGAAGTGATTTGAGTAATGGTGTAggggaaaagaggggggggggttatcttacctttaggctatgtttggtaataaaaaaaaagaaaatagtacaagaaaatataataagacaGAAAAgcatgattacacaatgatttttttgtatctctccttaaattcaaaattttttgaattttttcttttcttttcatctcttggctaccaaagaTAGCCTTATTTTCTCGTCATCCTCTCTTCCTTCAATCACTTGTCTAGGtggggaaagagagaaaaacaggaagaggaagaaccatgtatttattcttattcaaaCTATATATCGTTGGGTAAACCACTtgaatcattccatgagaaaaTTCTAAGGAAATTTCTGAAGTTAAGGCGGAGGATGTTGTATTATTATCTCGTTCTTCTTTTTTACTGTAACATATATGAATATTGGTCTTGCAGAGAGTTTGCAAGAGTCAAAATTGTGAAGTGTTTACCAAGGACTACAAGGAGAAAAAGATCAGGGGTAGGCACATACAATGATTTGAATGGACTGTCAAGTAATAGAATACAAGAGCAAGGGGATTTAATAGGATGGCTTTTGGAAATGTTTAATTTTTCATATGATGTAACCAAACTTATGGAACAATTTGAATCTGTAGATTTTGCTATAAGACTCGGGAGGATGTGAAAATTGCTCTAAGGACGATGCTATACAAGCTCTCTGTCTCGGTAATTAGGGATGTTGAAACTAtgctattttttaaatattttttttacaaaagtAATAGGTTCTATAAGCTTTCGGAATTGTGATTATAAGGAGGAAAAAACACTACCAGATAGTGTATAACTGCACCAAGACAACTGGTGCAAAAAGAAAGCTCTATCCCACATTAAAGATGCTCGCACACACCATCCCACAAGTGTATGTGCACTCTCACCTgtattttaattaataattaaaaggtTAATATGGTCTTGATCGAAGTGGTTACATCCTATGGAAGATCGACCTACGTCAATGGGAGAGAGCAAGCACACGGCTGGtacaatagagagagagagagagagagagagagagaggaagggaggAAGAAATCGGGAATGAGGGAGAAAGATCAAAAGGAGAGAAACACCATCTTCACCAAGCAGTTGACAGGCCCGTGAGAACTTTCACCAGGCCTTCTATCAGCCTTACCACTGGCGTTGCTAACAACTCTAGTTTTAGGAAGGAATGTGTGAACAGAGTGAGGAAGAGACGAGGGTCC is part of the Macadamia integrifolia cultivar HAES 741 chromosome 9, SCU_Mint_v3, whole genome shotgun sequence genome and encodes:
- the LOC122088288 gene encoding dolichyl-diphosphooligosaccharide--protein glycosyltransferase subunit DAD1; protein product: MARSTTKDAQALIQSLRSAYAATPTNLKIIDIYVIFAISTALIQVVYMAIVGSFPFNSFLSGVLSCVGTAVLAVCLRIQVNKENKEFKDLPPERAFADFVLCNLVLHLVIINFLG